A genomic segment from Roseibium algicola encodes:
- a CDS encoding 5-guanidino-2-oxopentanoate decarboxylase, which yields MGVVTKTVGEALIDILEANGVEAVFGIPGVHTVELYRGLAASEIRHITPRHEQGAGFMADGYARVTGKPGVALVITGPGLTNTITAMAQAYQDSVPMLVISGVNARASLGHGRGKLHELPDQRAMMAPLALMTHTLLEPADLPAVMERAFAILQSRRPGPVHIEIPTDVMVEKIAVGDLRPSKACGPRAAQAQVLELAEKCRKAQRPAILCGGGSVAAADTIRLLAEQIDAPLITTVNARGMFAGHPLSVPASPSLAAVRDLLAASDLVIALGTQMGQTDYDMYADGGFPELADLVRVDIDSDQLARGPEAALPVLSSVDQLLDDLLPLLEGPGTAAAEGAARAKACREAVSTWLSPKMQAEIGVLETIRETLPGCIIVGDSTQAIYSGNLSFEAGRPHGWFNAATGFGALGYGPPAAIGASIGEPETPVICLVGDGGLQFSLAEIGSARDCGARVIFLVWNNDGYGEIRTYMLDCGIEPEGVTPSAPDFGKIADAYGLPSVRLDDVSELGAALKRFSDLSGPSLIEIHETGTRGATA from the coding sequence ATGGGCGTAGTGACCAAGACGGTCGGTGAGGCCCTGATCGATATTCTTGAAGCCAATGGCGTGGAAGCCGTCTTCGGCATTCCGGGCGTGCACACGGTCGAGCTTTATCGGGGGCTGGCTGCGTCCGAAATCCGCCACATCACCCCGCGCCACGAACAGGGGGCCGGGTTCATGGCGGACGGATATGCCCGCGTGACCGGGAAACCCGGTGTCGCACTGGTGATCACCGGCCCTGGCCTGACCAATACGATCACCGCGATGGCGCAGGCCTATCAGGATTCCGTGCCGATGCTGGTGATCTCGGGCGTCAATGCACGCGCAAGCCTTGGCCATGGCCGGGGCAAGCTGCACGAGCTGCCGGACCAGCGCGCCATGATGGCACCGCTTGCGCTGATGACACACACGCTTCTGGAACCTGCAGATCTGCCGGCTGTCATGGAGCGGGCCTTCGCGATCCTGCAGTCGCGGCGTCCGGGGCCGGTCCATATCGAAATTCCAACCGATGTGATGGTGGAAAAGATTGCCGTTGGCGACTTGCGCCCCTCAAAGGCCTGCGGCCCGCGGGCGGCTCAGGCACAGGTGCTGGAGCTTGCCGAGAAATGCCGCAAGGCCCAGCGCCCGGCGATCCTGTGCGGTGGCGGTTCTGTTGCCGCCGCAGACACGATCCGTTTGCTGGCGGAGCAAATTGATGCGCCGCTGATCACCACGGTCAACGCGCGGGGCATGTTTGCGGGACATCCGCTCTCCGTTCCGGCCAGCCCGAGCCTTGCCGCCGTCCGGGACCTGCTTGCAGCCTCCGATCTGGTGATTGCGCTCGGCACGCAGATGGGACAGACGGATTACGACATGTATGCCGATGGCGGCTTTCCGGAGCTTGCAGATCTGGTGCGGGTGGACATCGATTCAGACCAGCTTGCCCGGGGGCCTGAGGCTGCGCTGCCGGTTCTCTCCAGTGTCGACCAGTTGCTGGACGATCTTCTGCCGCTGCTTGAAGGTCCCGGTACGGCGGCGGCGGAGGGTGCCGCGCGGGCCAAGGCTTGCCGAGAGGCGGTTTCAACCTGGTTGAGCCCCAAGATGCAGGCGGAAATCGGCGTTCTGGAGACGATCCGCGAAACGCTGCCCGGCTGCATCATCGTCGGCGACAGCACGCAGGCCATCTATTCCGGCAACTTGTCCTTTGAAGCAGGCCGGCCGCATGGCTGGTTCAACGCGGCAACAGGGTTCGGTGCACTTGGGTATGGCCCTCCGGCCGCGATCGGTGCCAGCATCGGCGAGCCTGAAACGCCTGTGATCTGCCTTGTGGGTGATGGCGGGCTTCAGTTCTCGCTTGCCGAAATTGGCTCAGCCAGGGATTGCGGAGCCAGGGTGATTTTCCTGGTCTGGAACAACGACGGTTATGGCGAAATCCGCACCTACATGCTGGATTGCGGGATTGAACCGGAAGGCGTGACGCCATCAGCACCCGATTTTGGCAAGATCGCCGACGCCTATGGTTTGCCGTCCGTGCGTCTTGATGACGTGTCGGAGCTCGGGGCCGCTCTGAAGCGGTTTTCAGACCTGTCCGGACCAAGCCTGATCGAAATCCACGAAACAGGCACGCGCGGGGCGACCGCCTGA
- a CDS encoding transporter substrate-binding domain-containing protein: MKHILKTAFAAAALATTAFTGAMAEEVKVGVAAEPYPPFTSPDSSGKWIGWEIEFMDAICAEAKLDCVVTPVAWDGIIPALTSGKIDMIIGSMSITEERLKTIDFSDKYYNTPTGIIGAKGDDFDATPEGLSGKIIGVQVSTIHADYAEKYFGEGAAEIKQYQTQDEANQDLAAGRLDAVQADAIALDAFLKSDAGACCELKGNVQDDPAILGAGVGVGLRKGDTELKDKVNAAIKAIRENGTYETFSKNWFDFDIYGG; the protein is encoded by the coding sequence ATGAAACATATTCTGAAGACAGCATTCGCAGCAGCCGCACTGGCCACCACCGCGTTCACCGGCGCCATGGCTGAGGAAGTAAAGGTCGGCGTCGCAGCCGAGCCCTACCCGCCGTTCACCTCTCCCGATTCCAGCGGCAAGTGGATCGGTTGGGAAATCGAATTCATGGACGCGATCTGCGCGGAAGCCAAACTCGACTGCGTCGTCACGCCAGTTGCCTGGGACGGCATCATCCCGGCCCTGACATCCGGCAAGATCGACATGATCATCGGCTCCATGTCCATCACCGAAGAGCGCCTGAAGACCATCGATTTCTCCGACAAGTACTACAACACTCCGACCGGCATCATCGGTGCCAAGGGTGACGATTTCGACGCGACTCCGGAAGGCCTGTCCGGCAAGATCATCGGCGTTCAGGTTTCGACCATTCATGCCGACTATGCCGAAAAGTATTTCGGCGAAGGCGCTGCCGAGATCAAGCAGTACCAGACCCAGGATGAAGCCAACCAGGATCTCGCCGCTGGCCGCCTCGACGCCGTCCAGGCGGACGCCATCGCGCTCGACGCCTTCCTGAAGTCCGATGCAGGTGCCTGCTGCGAACTGAAGGGCAACGTCCAGGATGATCCGGCGATCCTCGGTGCCGGCGTTGGCGTCGGCCTGCGCAAGGGCGACACGGAACTGAAGGACAAGGTCAACGCCGCGATCAAGGCGATCCGCGAGAACGGGACCTATGAAACGTTCTCCAAGAACTGGTTCGACTTCGACATCTACGGCGGCTAA
- a CDS encoding sensor histidine kinase, with protein MTRILHLWALLFFSLLVTGIARAETVRLEPGQGIGDLKPHLVYESDPTASLADILNRFRSGKFSPTLKASLLETNYAPEAWAAVEIVNATLNDGRAPDPFVLTIDLPLVSELDAYVIRESGFTESLISYSIFEPFAPEDHSVTRLRTPVFDIAPQERVTLLVNFKFGPFQSFKMALETPVELEASAFASGITHTAFYAFTISCLIFFFGFHLAMKNWIGMLYAVQFGLGLAFIAYIDGLWFRFFFPDRPELQSPTGFFLLFSLSGLGFVISGRSVATTGRETRLSIGLTAFSALSIAGFGLSFFSPGTYVAFFGYVLLALMFISVFLAGRSWRRCEGAAHVSSELVSAFGTVLVVGLIALMVVGLETEILPVASTVKGIFSCLLIATMTGLTAHIVALRHKHANAVQAEIAALEAEAKRSRELLVAERNYTRARDLASLRQRQLATASHDLKQPITSLRLSFDHLADHMEPPVRQRLAEAFDYMEALSNSYLAETAPRNDGIGTAESSDPTGEEDHAQKDIAITRAEPAEMESYELSLVLDTVQQMFGEEAISKGLKLRRVTSTRKTAVPPMVLMRIASNLVSNAVKYTEKGKVLIGVRNRGQALELCVLDTGPGLTETEQQTFLKAYKKGSTSSGHGLGLSVCHDLAREHGLAFTCQSVKGRGTQFRLSLPASS; from the coding sequence ATGACCAGAATTCTGCACCTGTGGGCCCTTCTGTTTTTCAGCCTTCTCGTGACCGGCATCGCCCGGGCAGAAACTGTGCGCCTCGAGCCCGGCCAGGGGATTGGCGACCTGAAGCCGCATCTGGTCTATGAGAGCGATCCGACAGCATCTCTTGCCGACATCCTGAACCGGTTCCGCTCCGGCAAATTCTCTCCGACCCTCAAGGCCTCTCTGCTGGAAACGAACTATGCGCCGGAAGCCTGGGCCGCTGTCGAGATCGTCAACGCAACATTGAACGATGGCCGTGCGCCGGATCCTTTCGTGCTGACGATCGACCTGCCGCTGGTCAGCGAACTGGATGCCTATGTCATCCGCGAAAGCGGCTTTACCGAAAGCCTGATCAGTTATTCGATTTTCGAACCCTTCGCACCGGAAGACCACTCGGTCACAAGGTTGCGCACGCCTGTCTTCGACATCGCGCCGCAAGAGCGGGTCACCCTCCTGGTGAATTTCAAGTTCGGGCCTTTCCAGTCCTTCAAGATGGCGCTGGAAACACCGGTGGAGCTTGAAGCCTCAGCCTTTGCGTCCGGCATCACCCATACGGCGTTCTACGCCTTCACGATCTCCTGCCTGATTTTCTTCTTCGGCTTTCATCTGGCCATGAAAAACTGGATCGGCATGCTCTACGCCGTCCAGTTCGGGCTCGGACTTGCTTTCATCGCTTATATTGACGGCCTCTGGTTCCGGTTCTTCTTTCCCGACAGGCCTGAACTCCAGTCTCCGACAGGCTTCTTCCTGCTGTTCTCCCTATCCGGCCTCGGCTTCGTCATTTCCGGCCGCTCTGTCGCCACCACAGGCCGCGAGACAAGACTTTCCATCGGCCTGACAGCCTTTTCCGCTCTATCGATAGCCGGTTTCGGGTTGTCTTTCTTTTCGCCCGGCACCTATGTCGCGTTTTTCGGCTATGTGCTGCTGGCGCTGATGTTCATTTCCGTTTTCCTGGCAGGCCGCAGCTGGCGACGCTGCGAAGGCGCGGCACATGTCAGCTCGGAACTGGTTTCAGCCTTTGGCACCGTGCTGGTCGTTGGGCTGATTGCCTTGATGGTCGTTGGCCTCGAGACTGAAATCCTGCCAGTTGCGAGCACGGTCAAGGGTATTTTCTCCTGCCTGCTGATTGCCACCATGACCGGTTTGACCGCCCATATCGTTGCCTTGCGCCACAAACACGCAAATGCCGTTCAGGCCGAAATCGCTGCCCTTGAAGCGGAAGCAAAGCGCAGTCGAGAGCTGCTCGTGGCCGAGCGCAATTACACGCGTGCCCGCGATCTGGCCAGCCTGCGTCAGCGGCAACTGGCGACTGCTTCCCATGATCTGAAACAGCCGATCACTTCACTGAGGCTCAGCTTCGACCATCTTGCCGACCATATGGAACCGCCGGTTCGCCAACGTCTTGCAGAGGCATTCGACTACATGGAGGCCCTGTCGAATTCCTATCTGGCGGAAACGGCACCGCGGAACGATGGCATAGGGACAGCCGAAAGCTCCGATCCAACCGGCGAAGAAGACCACGCCCAGAAAGACATCGCCATCACCCGCGCAGAACCGGCGGAAATGGAGAGCTACGAACTTTCGCTTGTTCTCGACACGGTCCAGCAGATGTTTGGCGAGGAAGCGATCTCAAAAGGCCTGAAGCTGCGACGGGTTACATCAACCCGCAAGACAGCTGTCCCCCCCATGGTCCTGATGCGCATTGCCAGCAACCTGGTCTCCAACGCGGTCAAATACACCGAAAAAGGCAAGGTCCTGATTGGCGTCCGTAACCGTGGACAGGCCCTGGAGCTTTGTGTGCTCGATACGGGACCAGGCCTGACCGAGACAGAACAGCAAACCTTCCTGAAAGCCTACAAGAAAGGCAGCACGTCCAGCGGACATGGCCTTGGTCTTTCGGTCTGTCACGACCTTGCGCGTGAACACGGGCTTGCGTTCACCTGCCAGTCTGTAAAAGGCAGGGGAACGCAATTCAGGCTGTCCTTGCCGGCCTCAAGCTGA
- a CDS encoding ABC transporter permease: MSETKITMPAYVPPPPRRLLEPHRIFLLAVFAGIVFCAIWFLRWDWLPKYQWKLLHGIWETLFLLFSTAAVGFLLAIGLGLVQVTGPRPLAWLARGFCTLIRGTPLLLQLWLLYYGLGSVFAQYPEIRQSMFWPYLRQAWPYGFTALMLSFAAYEGEVMRGAFAGVPRGELEAARAFGMGRFTMFHRIWLPRAIYRALPTLSGETVLQLKSTPLVATITVVDVYAIISRVRQDTYLTYEPLLLLALIYMCLTGILVLLFRFLENRIPSRGA, translated from the coding sequence ATGAGCGAAACCAAGATCACAATGCCCGCCTATGTGCCGCCGCCGCCACGCCGACTGCTGGAACCGCACAGGATCTTCCTGCTTGCCGTCTTCGCAGGCATCGTCTTCTGCGCGATCTGGTTCCTGCGGTGGGACTGGTTGCCCAAATACCAATGGAAGCTGCTCCACGGCATCTGGGAAACACTGTTTCTGCTGTTTTCGACGGCAGCCGTCGGCTTTCTCCTTGCCATAGGCCTGGGCCTTGTCCAGGTCACCGGACCAAGACCACTCGCCTGGCTGGCCCGTGGTTTCTGCACATTGATCCGCGGCACACCGCTGCTTCTGCAACTCTGGCTGCTCTACTACGGCCTCGGCTCGGTGTTCGCGCAGTATCCGGAAATCCGGCAGTCGATGTTCTGGCCCTATCTGCGCCAGGCCTGGCCGTATGGCTTCACGGCCTTGATGCTGTCATTTGCCGCCTATGAGGGGGAAGTGATGCGCGGAGCGTTTGCCGGTGTGCCAAGGGGCGAACTGGAAGCCGCGCGTGCCTTTGGCATGGGCCGCTTCACCATGTTCCACCGCATCTGGCTACCGCGCGCCATCTACCGTGCCTTGCCAACTTTGAGCGGCGAAACCGTGCTGCAGCTGAAATCGACACCGCTTGTCGCGACCATTACGGTGGTCGATGTCTATGCGATCATTTCAAGAGTTCGGCAGGATACATATCTCACATATGAGCCTCTGCTGCTGCTTGCACTGATCTATATGTGTCTCACCGGGATTCTGGTATTGCTGTTCCGCTTCCTGGAAAACCGTATCCCCAGCCGTGGTGCGTAA
- a CDS encoding response regulator, whose protein sequence is MKDQRYSAIIADDHAIVRSGLRDALEKPGLIEPEGINVLAEAGDGLSAIAEVRKQRPDLLLLDVSMPMAGGVEVLIEARRWSKETRVVVLTGISAVGLISDLIEAGVDGLFSKASDNAEFYQKLPGILRGQRHISDVFLKILEETPAPPVLTDRERQTLNLILAGRSNKEIAEGLGISVKTVDKHRTSLMQKLNVHSVPQLMAKALKEGMIDPSREL, encoded by the coding sequence GTGAAAGATCAAAGATATAGTGCCATCATTGCAGATGATCACGCAATCGTTCGCTCGGGCTTGCGCGACGCTCTGGAAAAGCCGGGCCTGATCGAACCGGAGGGGATCAACGTGCTGGCGGAAGCCGGCGACGGTCTCAGCGCGATAGCCGAAGTGCGCAAGCAGCGGCCAGACCTCCTGTTGCTGGATGTCTCCATGCCGATGGCAGGCGGCGTGGAAGTGCTGATCGAGGCAAGGCGCTGGTCGAAGGAAACGAGGGTGGTCGTGCTGACAGGCATTTCCGCTGTCGGGCTGATATCGGATCTCATCGAGGCCGGGGTCGATGGCCTGTTCTCGAAGGCGTCGGACAATGCCGAGTTCTACCAGAAACTACCAGGTATCCTGCGCGGACAGCGGCATATTTCGGATGTGTTCCTGAAGATCCTGGAAGAGACGCCCGCGCCACCGGTTCTGACGGACCGGGAACGGCAAACGCTGAACCTGATCCTCGCGGGGCGGTCCAACAAGGAAATTGCCGAAGGACTTGGCATCAGCGTCAAGACCGTCGACAAGCACCGTACCAGCCTGATGCAGAAGCTGAACGTGCATTCGGTGCCGCAGCTGATGGCCAAGGCGCTGAAGGAAGGCATGATTGATCCATCGCGGGAACTTTGA
- a CDS encoding SH3 domain-containing protein has product MRPCFRLSATSLAAIPVASMLITGSVQAQDDGFREIRVAPGTAVAANFMDVLMPFLQGHPESDEGNAALDLKVRKADSGYSVDIVMTGYLDDSLSGEHYRGTVVHTATGEWELLQMKVKPLCARGVNVGGICTASAAPPAMFRSSGAVDGRLMCVSIAQDDVLNVRQGPGTRHAVTGALAAGTCNVELSESCEGSWCEIRSGAVSGWVNTRYLEPAN; this is encoded by the coding sequence ATGCGCCCCTGTTTCAGACTTTCAGCCACCTCGCTTGCCGCGATACCCGTTGCCAGCATGCTGATCACGGGCTCGGTCCAGGCGCAGGATGACGGTTTTCGCGAGATCCGTGTTGCTCCCGGCACGGCGGTCGCCGCCAATTTCATGGATGTGCTGATGCCGTTTCTGCAAGGCCATCCGGAGAGTGACGAAGGCAATGCTGCGCTCGACCTGAAGGTGCGCAAGGCCGACAGCGGCTACAGTGTCGATATCGTCATGACGGGATATCTTGATGACAGCCTTTCAGGTGAGCATTACAGGGGCACCGTTGTTCACACGGCGACGGGCGAATGGGAGCTTCTGCAGATGAAGGTCAAACCCTTGTGCGCACGTGGTGTGAATGTCGGGGGGATCTGCACCGCATCCGCAGCACCACCTGCCATGTTCCGGTCTTCCGGCGCCGTTGATGGCCGGTTGATGTGCGTCAGCATTGCGCAGGACGATGTTCTGAATGTACGGCAGGGCCCCGGAACACGGCATGCCGTTACCGGCGCTCTTGCGGCGGGAACCTGTAATGTGGAACTTTCCGAGAGCTGTGAGGGAAGCTGGTGTGAAATCCGTTCGGGGGCAGTGTCCGGATGGGTGAATACCCGTTACCTTGAGCCCGCCAATTGA
- a CDS encoding TetR family transcriptional regulator C-terminal domain-containing protein — protein MSRRPFHRASEAERRQDLIRATLDCISEFGLRGATVREIAARAGVTPGLIRHYFSSKDQMLQDAYREVMTGMTSTVAAAADGDQQSPRARLHDFIVANLTPPVANARTLSLWAAFISHVRVDPAFAEIHLESYLAFRSVLETLVAEVLAESGEPPDAKRCRELAIAINGVIDGLWIEGTLVGHLFSETPLPGVAIRSVEALLGGISLAAKPHSN, from the coding sequence ATGAGCCGTCGCCCGTTCCATCGCGCAAGTGAGGCCGAGCGACGTCAGGATCTCATCCGGGCGACGCTGGATTGCATTTCCGAATTTGGTCTGCGCGGCGCGACCGTTCGTGAAATCGCGGCACGCGCCGGTGTCACCCCCGGCCTGATCCGCCATTATTTTTCCAGCAAGGACCAGATGCTGCAGGATGCCTATCGGGAAGTCATGACCGGAATGACATCCACTGTGGCGGCAGCTGCCGATGGTGATCAGCAGAGCCCCAGGGCACGACTGCACGATTTCATCGTGGCCAACCTGACGCCGCCGGTTGCCAACGCTCGGACGTTGTCGCTCTGGGCTGCTTTCATCAGTCATGTGCGCGTCGATCCGGCATTTGCCGAAATTCACCTCGAGAGCTATCTCGCTTTTCGGTCTGTGCTGGAAACCCTCGTCGCCGAGGTGCTGGCCGAATCGGGTGAGCCACCCGATGCAAAGCGGTGCCGGGAGCTGGCAATTGCGATCAACGGCGTGATCGACGGTCTGTGGATCGAAGGCACGCTGGTGGGTCACCTCTTTTCCGAAACGCCCCTTCCGGGCGTTGCCATCCGGTCCGTCGAGGCATTGCTTGGCGGAATAAGCCTTGCCGCCAAACCACACTCAAACTGA
- a CDS encoding pyridoxal phosphate-dependent aminotransferase encodes MRYASITDRLAHLGSGKWTVHIKAREMAAAGVPVIELTIGEPDILPDEALFEEANRAMRAGRIRYSNGRGEPGIVAALTEKYRKRRPDVNEQNVLCFPGTQTALFAVMLGLVEAGDAVLAGDPLYATYEGVIAATGAHMVPVPLRPEKGFHLQAEDLEKAVTPDSRVLLLNTPHNPTGATLTADEIAAIGEVCIKHDLWIVCDEVYEKLIFKGSFASPFDQLALADRTIVVSSISKSHAAPGFRSGWAIGPEEFCTRLLAVSETMLFGGQPFIADMTAMAIAGDFDTAERMRESYLRRAKLIIGHLSGHGALKPMMPEAGMFLLVDVSATGLDGATFAERLLEEKQVAVMPGASFGDQATNFIRLSLTVADETLSEATDRIAAFADSLDDEESRKWA; translated from the coding sequence ATGCGTTATGCGTCGATCACCGACCGCCTTGCCCACCTGGGCTCGGGAAAATGGACTGTCCACATCAAGGCGCGCGAAATGGCGGCTGCGGGCGTTCCCGTCATCGAGCTGACGATCGGCGAGCCGGACATCCTGCCCGACGAAGCCTTGTTCGAGGAAGCCAACCGGGCGATGAGGGCCGGCCGTATCCGTTATTCCAACGGTCGGGGCGAGCCGGGTATCGTTGCTGCATTGACGGAAAAATATCGCAAGCGCCGGCCTGACGTGAACGAGCAGAACGTCCTGTGTTTCCCAGGCACGCAGACTGCCCTTTTTGCGGTGATGCTGGGCCTTGTGGAGGCAGGCGACGCCGTTCTGGCAGGTGATCCGCTCTATGCCACCTACGAAGGCGTTATTGCCGCGACCGGTGCGCACATGGTGCCGGTGCCGCTCCGCCCTGAAAAGGGTTTTCACCTTCAGGCGGAAGATCTAGAGAAGGCAGTCACTCCGGACAGCCGGGTGCTCCTGCTCAATACGCCGCACAATCCGACCGGGGCGACGCTGACGGCTGACGAAATTGCCGCCATCGGTGAGGTCTGCATCAAGCACGACCTCTGGATCGTCTGCGACGAGGTGTATGAAAAGCTGATCTTTAAGGGAAGTTTCGCTTCCCCCTTCGACCAGCTGGCGCTGGCGGACCGGACCATCGTGGTGTCCTCTATCTCCAAGTCTCACGCCGCCCCCGGCTTCCGGTCTGGCTGGGCAATCGGTCCGGAAGAATTCTGCACGCGGTTGCTGGCGGTGTCCGAAACCATGCTTTTCGGCGGACAGCCGTTCATCGCGGACATGACAGCTATGGCGATTGCCGGGGATTTCGACACTGCCGAGCGCATGCGGGAGAGTTATCTGCGGCGGGCGAAGCTCATCATCGGGCATCTGTCCGGACACGGCGCCCTTAAGCCCATGATGCCGGAAGCCGGCATGTTCCTGCTGGTGGATGTCAGCGCAACGGGACTGGATGGCGCCACCTTTGCCGAAAGGCTGCTGGAGGAAAAACAGGTCGCGGTGATGCCAGGGGCCTCCTTCGGCGATCAGGCGACGAATTTCATCCGGTTGTCGTTGACGGTGGCCGATGAAACGCTTTCCGAAGCAACAGACCGCATCGCGGCCTTTGCGGACAGTCTCGACGACGAGGAGAGCCGCAAATGGGCGTAG
- a CDS encoding ABC transporter ATP-binding protein produces the protein MEPAAPAIEVCDLFKRFGALEVLKGVSLTARQGDVIAIIGGSGSGKSTFLRCINMLEMPSAGSVTIHGETIDLKNDGHHGLRPANRRQIERIRSQLAMVFQSFNLWQHMTVLQNVIEVPIHVLGMKRDEAVGIAETLLRRVGLHEKQDAYPAFLSGGQQQRAAIARALAVQPLAMLFDEPTSALDPELVGEVLGVIGDLAREQRTMILVTHEMKFAREVASHVIFLHNGIIEEQGPPDQVFGDPKSERLKKFISSIN, from the coding sequence ATGGAACCAGCGGCGCCAGCCATCGAGGTATGCGACCTCTTTAAACGTTTCGGAGCTCTTGAGGTGCTCAAGGGTGTCTCGCTCACGGCCCGGCAGGGCGACGTGATTGCGATCATCGGCGGATCGGGCTCCGGCAAATCAACCTTTCTGCGCTGCATCAACATGCTTGAGATGCCCAGCGCAGGGTCGGTCACCATCCATGGTGAGACAATCGACCTGAAAAACGACGGCCACCATGGCCTGCGCCCTGCCAACCGCAGGCAGATCGAGCGCATTCGCAGCCAGCTTGCGATGGTTTTCCAGAGCTTCAATCTGTGGCAGCACATGACAGTGCTTCAAAATGTGATTGAAGTGCCTATCCACGTTCTGGGCATGAAACGCGACGAGGCCGTCGGCATCGCCGAAACCTTGCTGCGCCGTGTCGGACTGCACGAGAAGCAGGATGCCTATCCGGCCTTCCTGTCCGGTGGTCAGCAGCAGCGTGCAGCCATCGCCCGTGCTCTTGCCGTCCAGCCGCTCGCCATGTTGTTCGACGAGCCGACATCCGCTCTCGATCCGGAACTGGTCGGAGAGGTCCTCGGCGTCATCGGCGATCTGGCCCGTGAACAGCGGACAATGATCCTGGTTACCCACGAGATGAAATTCGCGCGGGAAGTCGCCAGTCACGTCATCTTTCTGCACAACGGCATCATTGAGGAACAGGGCCCGCCGGACCAGGTGTTCGGTGACCCGAAATCGGAGCGGCTGAAGAAATTCATCAGCTCGATCAACTAG
- a CDS encoding ABC transporter permease — protein MAAPSGFLNLDLLALSPPGWGGVLLAGFAASLQLAVGGFGLGLLIGIGGAFGKLYGGPILRDLLEVYTTVIRAVPELVLILLLYYAGTDAVNTLLMLVGLPRVDISGLAAGIFVIGVVQGAYSTEVLRGAIKAVPPGQIEAARAYGMSPFKTLRRITLPAMLPYAIPGLSNLWLIATKDTALLAVVGFSELTLVTRQAAGSTKAYMLFYCAAGVMYLTLTLVSNRVIAHIEKRARRGIAGPV, from the coding sequence ATGGCTGCCCCTTCCGGATTTCTCAATCTCGATCTGCTCGCCCTGTCGCCACCGGGCTGGGGCGGAGTTCTACTCGCCGGCTTCGCAGCCTCGCTGCAGCTCGCCGTCGGCGGTTTTGGCCTGGGTCTGCTGATCGGTATCGGCGGCGCCTTCGGAAAGCTTTACGGCGGCCCGATCCTGCGCGACCTGCTTGAGGTCTACACCACCGTCATCCGAGCCGTTCCCGAGCTTGTCCTCATCCTGTTGCTTTATTACGCCGGAACAGACGCGGTGAATACGCTGCTGATGCTGGTCGGTCTGCCAAGGGTCGACATCAGCGGCCTTGCCGCCGGCATCTTCGTCATCGGCGTTGTCCAGGGCGCTTACTCGACCGAAGTTTTGCGTGGTGCCATCAAGGCAGTACCGCCCGGACAGATAGAGGCAGCCCGTGCCTACGGCATGTCGCCCTTCAAGACACTGCGCCGCATCACCCTGCCGGCCATGTTGCCCTATGCCATTCCGGGTCTTTCAAATCTCTGGCTCATCGCCACTAAGGATACTGCCCTTCTGGCCGTGGTCGGCTTCTCGGAACTGACGCTGGTGACCCGCCAGGCAGCCGGCAGCACCAAGGCCTACATGCTGTTCTATTGCGCCGCAGGCGTGATGTATCTCACGCTGACCCTGGTCTCGAACCGCGTCATCGCCCATATCGAAAAACGCGCAAGGCGCGGCATTGCGGGGCCTGTGTGA